A window from Dunckerocampus dactyliophorus isolate RoL2022-P2 chromosome 15, RoL_Ddac_1.1, whole genome shotgun sequence encodes these proteins:
- the dtx4a gene encoding E3 ubiquitin-protein ligase DTX4a, translating into MLLASAVVVWEWLNEHGRWRPYSPAVCHHIEAVIRSDPRCVSVVVLGQVDSRLSPYIIDLQSMHQFRQDTGTLRPVRRSFYDPTSAPGQGWLWEWENDVGSWTAYDTEVGIAIQAARDRHQPWLDLAPLGFCYLIDFGSMTQINGQTQRCRRIQRRSDLAYPLVSGPLPKSHHPLGPTSVHQSAGPLGADVLGGGMGIRMDSGGTGNGSAYPSGALPASAITSLGPPCACQQCMLLLSVKAGTMSSAQTLGRRPPPQTKPPSPKLSSQLPYSLTLPRLPSLSRSPHRTSIVGATGGPSVVGGMSSGSGLGSLGMAGGFTHSLSLLGSATAALSLNSYRPPPPSLPPPPLPPLPPPPSSTATSGQPLISTCMPSPSTRVLGQLTSSSGAAPVPPRSSLAGLSRPALQRIAVAQSRALIASGVPTVPVKNLNGSSPVHPALAGITGILMSAAGLPVCLTRPPKLVLHPPPVSKSDIKPVPGLGHCCRKTTKKQARKGRTPEEVVKRYLQKVRNPPEEDCTICMEVLAGPSGYKGPGVGGISRAESVGRLAQCGHQYHLQCLVAMYNNGNKDGSLQCPTCKTIYGVKTGNQPPGKMEYHVIPHSLPGHPDCKTIRIIYNIPPGIQGVEHPNPGKPFTARGFPRHCYLPDSDKGRKVLRLLLVAWDRRLIFSVGTSSTTGESDTVIWNEVHHKTEFGSNLTGHGYPDPGHLDNVLEELKAQGITEDECLPRE; encoded by the exons ATGTTACTAGCCTCCGCCGTGGTTGTCTGGGAATGGCTGAACGAGCACGGCCGCTGGCGGCCCTACAGCCCGGCTGTGTGTCACCACATCGAGGCGGTCATCCGAAGCGACCCTCGGTGTGTTAGCGTGGTGGTCCTCGGCCAAGTGGACTCTCGCCTCTCGCCCTACATTATCGATTTGCAGTCAATGCACCAGTTCCGTCAAGACACAG GCACTCTCCGACCGGTACGACGTAGCTTCTATGACCCCACATCAGCACCCGGTCAGGGTTGGCTGTGGGAGTGGGAGAACGACGTGGGCAGCTGGACGGCGTACGACACGGAAGTGGGGATCGCAATCCAGGCGGCGCGCGACCGCCACCAACCCTGGCTGGACCTGGCGCCGTTAGGTTTCTGCTACCTCATCGACTTCGGAAGCATGACCCAAATCAATGGGCAGACGCAGCGCTGCAGGCGGATCCAGCGCCGCTCTGATTTGGCGTACCCGTTAGTATCAGGGCCCCTGCCGAAATCACACCACCCATTGGGACCGACGTCTGTGCATCAGAGCGCAGGACCATTGGGGGCAGATGTACTTGGAGGGGGCATGGGGATCAGAATGGACAGCGGGGGAACCGGGAACGGGAGCGCCTACCCCAGTGGGGCGCTGCCTGCTTCAGCGATCACCTCCCTGGGGCCGCCCTGTGCCTGCCAGCAGTGCATGCTCCTCTTGAGTGTCAAAGCGGGTACTATGTCAAGTGCTCAAACTCTAGGGCGGAGACCACCACCACAGACTAAACCGCCCAGTCCCAAACTCAGCAGCCAACTACCCTACTCTCTTACCCTCCCACGGTTACCATCCCTGTCACGGTCCCCTCACAGAACGTCCATAGTTGGGGCAACAGGTGGCCCCAGTGTGGTAGGTGGTATGTCGAGTGGTAGTGGTCTCGGAAGTCTTGGCATGGCCGGAGGTTTTACTCACTCTCTATCCCTGTTGGGCTCAGCCACCGCTGCCCTGTCCCTTAACTCCTATCGCCCCCCGCCCCCATCTCTGCCCCCGCCGCCGCTTCCCCCCTTGCCTCCGCCGCCCTCCTCCACTGCTACTTCAGGCCAGCCTCTCATCTCCACCTGTATGCCCTCGCCTTCCACCCGCGTACTGGGGCAGCTAACTTCATCATCTGGTGCCGCCCCTGTGCCGCCCCGGTCCAGCCTAGCAGGTTTGAGTCGACCAGCGTTGCAGCGTATCGCCGTGGCACAGTCCCGGGCCCTTATTGCGTCTGG AGTGCCAACGGTTCCAGTGAAGAATCTGAATGGCTCCAGTCCTGTGCACCCTGCACTGGCag gtattACCGGCATTCTTATGAGCGCCGCAGGACTTCCTGTCTGCTTGACCCGCCCCCCCAAGCTGGTGCTCCACCCACCACCTGTCAGCAAAAGCGACATCAAACCCGTACCTGGTTTGGGCCACTGCTGTCGCAAAACAACTAAGAAGCAAGCCCGAAAAG GGAGGACCCCTGAGGAGGTGGTGAAGCGGTACCTTCAGAAAGTTCGTAACCCCCCAGAGGAG GACTGTACCATTTGCATGGAGGTCCTGGCCGGTCCGTCGGGCTACAAAGGCCCCGGGGTGGGCGGCATCTCCCGGGCAGAGTCGGTGGGGCGCCTGGCTCAGTGCGGCCACCAGTACCACCTGCAATGCCTGGTGGCCATGTACAACAACGGCAACAAAGATGGCAGCCTGCAGTGTCCCACCTGTAAGACCATCTACGGCGTCAAGACCGGGAACCAGCCTCCCGGCAAGATGGAGTACCACGTCATCCCGCACTCTCTACCAGGACACCCCGACTGCAAAACCATCCGAATTATTTACAACATTCCACCTGGCATTCAG ggcgTAGAGCACCCAAACCCGGGCAAACCTTTCACCGCTCGTGGGTTCCCCAGACACTGCTACCTCCCAGACAGCGACAAAGGCCGAAAG GTGCTGAGGCTGCTCCTGGTGGCGTGGGACCGTCGCCTCATATTCTCCGTGGGAACGTCCAGCACCACGGGCGAGTCGGACACTGTCATCTGGAACGAGGTTCACCACAAGACGGAGTTCGGATCCAACCTGACAGGACACGGATACCCGGATCCGGGACACCTGGACAATGTCCTGGAGGAGCTGAAGGCTCAGGGCATCACTGAGGACGAATGTCTTCCCCgagaatga